A region of the Bacillus sp. NP247 genome:
GGAATATAGCATTGGATGAAGTTTTCTTCACCTGGGACGTATTGCTGACTAAAATGTATATCTATTGCTAGGGAATTGGAACCGAATGCTTGAACGTAATATAAAAATTGTTTAAATGATATTCCTTGGTTACTATATTTGTCATTATAAAAATAATGCCGGATACTTTCCCATTGAGGGCTAGCATATGGATTGTCAGCAAGCAATAAAAAGGAGCTGACCGCCCTTGTATAGGGATTTCGTACAAGTTTATAAACATCCTTTTTTGCTTCTAGAAGACCATTTTGTAACTCGGGTATGTAATTTGTATTGTTTTTATACACCCAGAACTCATAATAATGAATAAAGTCATTGTATTTCTTTGCTTCAGGAAATAATCCAATTTGAAAAAAGAACCAATTAGCTAATGTGGTACATCCGCTTCTATGGCTCCAGAATAGTATAAGTGGAAAGTCTTTATGGAAATGTGGAATTCGATCTTTATGTAGGATTACATGATTTAAAAGCTCTTGATTTACATTCTTCATAAATTTAGTGCTCCTTTTTGAAAGTTCTATTCACGGAGAGGGTTCTTTGAATAGAATAAACGAGTGAGAATATGGGAAAGGAAGTTTTTATTAATCCAATATATTCATGGGAATGAGTAAATATTATGAGTGTTTTTTCGGCCATTTTAGATAAGGTAGTGATTCTAAAATGAAAATATAAAATAAAGATAATGAAAATGTATAAGGGGCATACAATTACAAGAGGATGAATAATAGAAATGATCGAGTTCATGTATTTGCATTTCTGAGTGTGACGAGTAAAAAATTTGCTTACTAGAGAGAGGATATTATGAGGAAGAATAATTATTTAATAGTAGGTGGAAATAGTTTCATTGGTATTAACCTCACGTTAGGTTTATTAGAACAGGGGCAAAATGTAAAAGTATTTTCCAGACATATAAATAATTTCCCTCAAAATATTATAGGTGAAGTTGAATTTATTAGAGGTGATTTAGAAAATATTGAAGATATATATATAGCTTTAATGAATGTGGATATCATTATTTATTTAGCTGCAACGTCTAATGTAGCAACTTCAATTGACGATGTTTTTGGAGATATTAACAGTAGCTTTTTTTTTCTTAATTTCATGGAAAGTGTTAAAGATTTTCAGATTAAAAAAATTGTATTAGCGTCTTCTGGAGGCACGGTTTATGGTGAACCTGAATATTTACCTATTGATGAGAAACATCCATTAAAACCACTTTCTCCATATGGAATAACAAAAGTGTCGCTTGAGAATTATTTGTATTTTTATAAGAGGAAATATGGAATAGACTATGTTGTATGTAGATATTCTAATCCATATGGAAAATATCAAAATCCTTTAAAGAAAGTTGGGGCAATAAATTGTTTTTTGTATCAGCATCTCAGTAATGAAAGGATTAATATATACGGGAATCCACAAGAGATTATTCGAGATTATATTTATATCGATGATTTAGTTGAAATTACGATACAACTATCGCAATTTAATCGATTGAAATCTTGCGTATATAACATAGGAAGCGGCAAAGGTCTCTCTTTAAAACGAATTATAGTAGAATTGGAGAAATTAACAGAAAGAAAAGTGGATTTTATCTGCTATAAACAAAAACAAGAAAATGTTCAAAAAATCATTTTAAATATAGATAGGGTAAGGCAAGAATGTAATTGGGAACCGAAAATAGATTTCAAAAGTGGAATTAGATTAAATAAGCTATGGATTGAGGAGTTCTTATATAGTGAAAAATGATAAACCATGCCCTACTTGTATATAAGTAGGGCATGGTTTATTATTTTATTTCTTTTTGTATTACCCAAAGGTCTTGATGTTCCCACCAAAAACCTTCATTGAATTTTTTGATAACAGGGTTATAGGGTAATAATTTAATTTTGTCACATACGTAAGAGGGACTAACTATCGTTTGTCCGTATTGATTAACATCTAAATCAAATTGTTCACTAGAGGGGAGAAACCAATACCCCTGTTTATTTAAATTTGGAAAGCCGAAGTACTTTTTACTTTGATATCCGTGAGTTGTGAAAATGAATAAGCCGCCGGGTGAAACAGCGTTATACAATGTTTGAAGCCAACGAAACCAAGTCGTATCAGGCATATGAGAAAAAAAGGATAGACAAAAAACAATATCATACGTAGAAGAGGCCAGTTTTACTTGTTCGGGTTCAGGATGAGATAATATAGAAGAAGTATTTAATGTACTTTCAATAAAAGTAATAGCTTCTTCATGTATATCACATGAAGTTAGACGTAAGTCTGTTTGTATATTTATTAAATGCCGTGTTACGCAGCCGTATCCGGATGCAAATTCTAATAATTTAATTGGATTGTCTATAGGAGTGTAAGAGGAAGTAATTAAGTCTAAGAGTATTTCTGCTGAGTTCTTTCCATCTTTAAAATAATAATCTATCGCTTCCTTTTTAGAAGGGAAGACGGGATTAGTGACAAGGAATTGAAAAATGTGATCCTCAGGATGGACGTTTGCATTTACATTGTAGGTGTTTGCGATTTGAGAAATTAAATCTTTATTTTCCTCTATAAATTCTTTCAAAGAGTATTCCCCCTAAATCATAGTAGTATCTTAAAAGAGATACTGGTGGTGAGGAAAGTGTATAGTTAAATCTTCAAATATGCTTTAAGATATTTTCTATATGTGTACATTTTCATTTTAGAAATGTCGTCGATAGTAAAGGTTTCTTTAATGAAATTCTGCATTTGCACAACTTCACTGTAATGAAAAGATGAATCTTCTGTTTTCGTCACACTATTTGTATGTCGTCTATGATAGTTTAGGGGTTTTGGATTGAAGTAAATATTCCCCTCTTTAAGAATAGAAACATAGAAAAACCAATCACCAGCGACTTTAAACTTTTCTAATTGTCTTTCTGTTTTTTTTATATCTATGTTTTTAAAAACTACACTTGAGACATTAGGTATGGTGTTTTTGATAAGTAACGTATCTTGTATTTCATCTATGCCTTTTCTAAAATAAGAGTTTTTCCATTTTTCGTTATCAATATCATTCGTGTAATCTAAATAATGATGGGCTAAAATATTCCCTTGTTCATCTATTTGCTTTGATTGTGTGTAGCTTAAGGTGACATCATTATTTATATGAAACCCTTGTATTACTTCTTCTAAAAATGTCTTATCACATAAGTCATCGGCCTCTGCAATCCAAATATAATCACCGGTTGCTGCAGAGACACCTTTTATCCATTGTTTAAATACAGAACCAGAGTTTTTATCATTAATAATCTGCTGGACTTTTAAGTGGGTCTTATTTTCATTTGAGAGCAGTTCTTCAAATATTGATACGCTATCGTCAGTGGAGGCATCGTCTAGGAAAATTAATTCGTAAAGGGGATAGGTTTGGCTAAATATGGACCTGACTCGGTCAGGTAAGTATTTTTCATAATTATAGTTCGGTACGATTACGCTTATTTTTTTATAATTATGCTCAAGCAGGTTTAATAATTGATAAATGTAATGAAGAAAGTTGAAATCTTTTTCAATAAGTTCTTGGCCGAAGCTACCTTTTTGTAATCGTAAATCTTCATCTCCAATAAATTCATATATTCTTTCCAGCATCTTCGGTAAATTTAAAAAGTCTACTAAGGCGCCAGTTTGTTCCGTAACAACATCTTCAAAACCTCCAGCGTTTTTAAACCCTATAACAGGGACTTTTGTATCTAATGCTTCTAAAACAACGTTGGGAAAAGGATCCTCTCTTGAAGTTAATAAATATAAATCAGCCCCGGCGTTATATAAACCGATATCTGGGGTAGGCTCCACTAATGTGAAATGTGCCGTATATCTCTGGGAGAGCGTATTTAAAAAGTGAACATCTGTTCTCCCGACCCAGATAAAATGAATATTCGTATGAACCTTTCTTACTGAGTAAGCAATAAGTGAGAATAAATCTATCCCTTTTCGATGATCAGCGAAACCTACCCCCAAAATGATTTTGCTGTCTAGAGGCAGATTGTGTTTTTTTCGTAATTCGTTTCTAGCTTTTGCAATATTGTTCTTATAAGGATTGTGGTTAAACAAACCCTGAGGGAGGATGTGGCATTTTTGATGATCCAATTGAGTGATTGTACGGAATTTTTCATACACGTACTGTGAAGGGAAGACAATTTTGTAAGCAAACTCGGCAATGTTTCTAGCTTTTCCCTCGGCAGAGTACTGTTGTATTAAATGCGGCAATTCATGTATTAAT
Encoded here:
- a CDS encoding sulfotransferase family 2 domain-containing protein; the protein is MKNVNQELLNHVILHKDRIPHFHKDFPLILFWSHRSGCTTLANWFFFQIGLFPEAKKYNDFIHYYEFWVYKNNTNYIPELQNGLLEAKKDVYKLVRNPYTRAVSSFLLLADNPYASPQWESIRHYFYNDKYSNQGISFKQFLYYVQAFGSNSLAIDIHFSQQYVPGEENFIQCYIPLEDFNTQITKLEHTYDLTKSNLALLTNSDHHRAHKMLYKGSYAELSITDASFPRFPTYESFYDKETMDLVTAIYAQDFEMYPYTKGIF
- a CDS encoding NAD-dependent epimerase/dehydratase family protein: MRKNNYLIVGGNSFIGINLTLGLLEQGQNVKVFSRHINNFPQNIIGEVEFIRGDLENIEDIYIALMNVDIIIYLAATSNVATSIDDVFGDINSSFFFLNFMESVKDFQIKKIVLASSGGTVYGEPEYLPIDEKHPLKPLSPYGITKVSLENYLYFYKRKYGIDYVVCRYSNPYGKYQNPLKKVGAINCFLYQHLSNERINIYGNPQEIIRDYIYIDDLVEITIQLSQFNRLKSCVYNIGSGKGLSLKRIIVELEKLTERKVDFICYKQKQENVQKIILNIDRVRQECNWEPKIDFKSGIRLNKLWIEEFLYSEK
- a CDS encoding class I SAM-dependent methyltransferase; protein product: MKEFIEENKDLISQIANTYNVNANVHPEDHIFQFLVTNPVFPSKKEAIDYYFKDGKNSAEILLDLITSSYTPIDNPIKLLEFASGYGCVTRHLINIQTDLRLTSCDIHEEAITFIESTLNTSSILSHPEPEQVKLASSTYDIVFCLSFFSHMPDTTWFRWLQTLYNAVSPGGLFIFTTHGYQSKKYFGFPNLNKQGYWFLPSSEQFDLDVNQYGQTIVSPSYVCDKIKLLPYNPVIKKFNEGFWWEHQDLWVIQKEIK
- a CDS encoding glycosyltransferase, with amino-acid sequence MHVNKKIIYVSHDAHFHGAQLLSLHTIKALKENFHYSVAIISIGTGILIHDFQKYGPVYCIEEDYPTEEKVELLIKKLLSQDYTIAICSTVISGDIVALLAKHNIKVISLIHELPHLIQQYSAEGKARNIAEFAYKIVFPSQYVYEKFRTITQLDHQKCHILPQGLFNHNPYKNNIAKARNELRKKHNLPLDSKIILGVGFADHRKGIDLFSLIAYSVRKVHTNIHFIWVGRTDVHFLNTLSQRYTAHFTLVEPTPDIGLYNAGADLYLLTSREDPFPNVVLEALDTKVPVIGFKNAGGFEDVVTEQTGALVDFLNLPKMLERIYEFIGDEDLRLQKGSFGQELIEKDFNFLHYIYQLLNLLEHNYKKISVIVPNYNYEKYLPDRVRSIFSQTYPLYELIFLDDASTDDSVSIFEELLSNENKTHLKVQQIINDKNSGSVFKQWIKGVSAATGDYIWIAEADDLCDKTFLEEVIQGFHINNDVTLSYTQSKQIDEQGNILAHHYLDYTNDIDNEKWKNSYFRKGIDEIQDTLLIKNTIPNVSSVVFKNIDIKKTERQLEKFKVAGDWFFYVSILKEGNIYFNPKPLNYHRRHTNSVTKTEDSSFHYSEVVQMQNFIKETFTIDDISKMKMYTYRKYLKAYLKI